A genomic region of Manihot esculenta cultivar AM560-2 chromosome 15, M.esculenta_v8, whole genome shotgun sequence contains the following coding sequences:
- the LOC110600792 gene encoding ethylene-responsive transcription factor ERF086: protein MSTSQTLDKPLYEPVKIHGGYALIQRNTSPPQSGERRGRRKQPEPGRFLGVRRRPWGRYAAEIRDPTTKERHWLGTFDTAQEAALAYDRAALSMKGTQARTNFIYTDNGTFHSLLTPFDIQPFLPPSQFLTGTLQDNKQQEAPTNHNSPPKHEICQNETHNQSSSETCGAETSTESAYDNSFFFSQDDSNSGYLGCIVPDNCLRPPATPTCTISKTNSYKAPSDHQNFSSITAISIEDKTHCNNHAFLPDTTGLPSKALNPGNYPCFDDLNCGFWGDQKPWEFNSDELSAMINNPLMVGDVCMENFYPSANDPGYGSVPQATSSVSCTPSLPPYGDIVDYGYSFF, encoded by the coding sequence ATGTCTACCTCACAAACCTTGGATAAACCCTTGTATGAACCAGTTAAAATTCATGGTGGCTATGCTCTTATTCAAAGGAACACATCCCCTCCTCAATCTGGGGAAAGAAGAGGCAGAAGAAAGCAGCCAGAACCAGGGAGGTTTCTTGGAGTCAGGAGGAGACCTTGGGGTAGATATGCTGCTGAAATTAGAGACCCAACAACTAAAGAAAGGCACTGGCTTGGTACATTTGATACTGCTCAAGAAGCAGCTCTTGCTTATGATAGGGCTGCTCTTTCAATGAAAGGCACCCAAGCTAGAACCAACTTTATATACACTGATAATGGTACCTTTCACTCTCTTCTTACTCCATTTGATATTCAACCATTCTTGCCACCATCACAGTTTCTCACAGGCACTCTTCAGGATAATAAACAACAAGAAGCTCCCACCAACCACAACAGTCCACCCAAGCATGAGATTTGTCAGAATGAGACTCACAACCAATCAAGTAGTGAAACTTGTGGTGCTGAGACTTCCACTGAATCAGCATATGATAACAGTTTCTTCTTTTCCCAGGACGATTCTAACTCTGGCTACTTGGGCTGCATTGTCCCTGATAACTGCCTGAGACCACCTGCCACTCCCACATGTACAATCTCCAAAACCAACAGCTACAAAGCTCCAAGTGATCATCAAAACTTTTCTTCTATTACCGCAATTTCCATTGAAGACAAAACACATTGTAATAACCATGCATTTCTTCCGGATACTACAGGTCTGCCAAGTAAAGCCCTTAACCCTGGAAACTATCCCTGCTTTGACGATCTCAACTGTGGTTTCTGGGGAGATCAGAAGCCATGGGAGTTCAACTCTGATGAGCTCTCTGCGATGATCAATAACCCGTTAATGGTGGGAGATGTGTGCATGGAAAATTTTTATCCTAGCGCCAACGATCCTGGTTATGGGTCAGTTCCTCAAGCTACTTCTTCAGTATCTTGCACTCCGTCACTTCCTCCTTATGGTGATATAGTCGACTATGGCTATTCATTTTTCTAA
- the LOC110602191 gene encoding zinc finger CCCH domain-containing protein 34 isoform X2: MDRYGWTQEGSQSDPSPEWTASGPETELEEGVWQLGLGEGESGYPERPDEDDCIYYLRTGFCGYGARCRFNHPRERGAYYMRTGACKFGTSCKYHHPKQGGGSVIPVSLNYYGYPLRPGEKECTYYIKTGQCKFGATCKFHHPQPASLQMATQSLAPQVAPVPAPVAGPALYHQMQSPSIPSTQQYGLVVARPPLMPGSYVQGPYGPMLLSPGVVSYPSWSPYAAHVSPVASPNTQQGVGSGSVYGITQLSPSAPAYTGAYQPMPTSIGPSSSSQKEQSFPERPGQPECQYYMKTGDCKFGSSCRYHHPPEFIAPRTTVVLNPIGLPMRPGAPTCTHYTQRGQCKFGPACKFDHPMGTLSYSPSASSLADMPVSPYPVGSSIGTLAPSSSSSELRPDLISGSSKESSSTRMSSSSSTSSGLVGSTFSKSGSVPHSDAQQSSQRSGPSTGSSSTEACTSI, from the exons ATGGACCGGTACGGTTGGACTCAGGAGGGCTCGCAGTCCGATCCGTCGCCGGAATGGACGGCTTCTGGACCCGAAACTGAGCTTGAAG AGGGTGTTTGGCAGCTGGGATTAGGGGAAGGGGAATCCGGGTACCCGGAGAGACCAGACGAGGACGATTGTATCTATTACTTGAGGACCGGTTTTTGCGGGTACGGGGCAAGGTGTCGGTTCAATCACCCGCGTGAACGGGGCGCG TATTATATGCGGACAGGTGCATGCAAATTCGGCACTTCCTGCAAGTACCACCACCCTAAACAGGGAGGTGGTTCTGTTATCCCTGTGTCACTAAATTATTATGGATACCCATTACGACCA GGTGAAAAAGAGTGTACATACTATATTAAAACAGGGCAGTGTAAATTTGGTGCAACATGTAAATTCCATCACCCACAGCCAGCCAGCCTACAAATGGCAACACAATCATTGGCTCCACAAGTTGCACCTGTGCCTGCTCCCGTAGCAGGTCCTGCATTATATCACCAAATGCAGTCTCCATCCATTCCTTCTACTCAACAGTATGGATTAGTAGTTGCAAGGCCTCCCCTTATGCCAGGATCTTATGTGCAAGGACCTTATGGTCCAATGCTGCTTTCCCCAGGTGTAGTTTCCTATCCGAGTTGGAGTCCCTACGCG GCACATGTAAGTCCAGTTGCATCTCCTAACACACAGCAGGGAGTTGGATCAGGCTCTGTATATGGGATAACCCAGCTATCCCCTTCAGCACCTGCCTATACCGGAGCCTATCAACCCATGCCTACTTCAATTGGTCCATCCAGCAGCAGCCAGAAGGAACAGTCATTTCCGGAAAGACCTGGCCAACCAGAATGCCAGTATTACATGAAAACTGGCGATTGTAAATTTGGATCATCATGTAGATATCATCATCCACCAGAATTTATTGCACCAAGAACAACTGTTGTTCTTAACCCCATTGGTCTTCCTATGCGTCCG GGTGCACCGACTTGTACTCACTATACGCAACGGGGACAGTGCAAGTTTGGACCTGCATGCAAATTTGATCATCCAATGGGAACGTTAAGTTACAGTCCATCTGCATCTTCTCTTGCTGATATGCCTGTTTCACCGTACCCCGTGGGCTCTTCAATTGGTACTCTAGccccatcatcatcatcttcagaATTGCGGCCTGATCTTATTTCAGGGTCAAGCAAGGAATCCAGTTCTACTAGGATGTCTTCCTCATCAAGCACATCGAGCGGATTGGTGGGTTCAACATTTTCAAAGAGTGGTTCTGTTCCTCATTCTGATGCGCAGCAGTCTAGCCAGAGGTCCGGCCCTTCAACTGGGAGCAGCAGCACCGAGGCCTGCACCTCAATCTAA
- the LOC110602191 gene encoding zinc finger CCCH domain-containing protein 34 isoform X1, with translation MDRYGWTQEGSQSDPSPEWTASGPETELEEGVWQLGLGEGESGYPERPDEDDCIYYLRTGFCGYGARCRFNHPRERGAAIAPARAGAGEFPERLGQPVCQYYMRTGACKFGTSCKYHHPKQGGGSVIPVSLNYYGYPLRPGEKECTYYIKTGQCKFGATCKFHHPQPASLQMATQSLAPQVAPVPAPVAGPALYHQMQSPSIPSTQQYGLVVARPPLMPGSYVQGPYGPMLLSPGVVSYPSWSPYAAHVSPVASPNTQQGVGSGSVYGITQLSPSAPAYTGAYQPMPTSIGPSSSSQKEQSFPERPGQPECQYYMKTGDCKFGSSCRYHHPPEFIAPRTTVVLNPIGLPMRPGAPTCTHYTQRGQCKFGPACKFDHPMGTLSYSPSASSLADMPVSPYPVGSSIGTLAPSSSSSELRPDLISGSSKESSSTRMSSSSSTSSGLVGSTFSKSGSVPHSDAQQSSQRSGPSTGSSSTEACTSI, from the exons ATGGACCGGTACGGTTGGACTCAGGAGGGCTCGCAGTCCGATCCGTCGCCGGAATGGACGGCTTCTGGACCCGAAACTGAGCTTGAAG AGGGTGTTTGGCAGCTGGGATTAGGGGAAGGGGAATCCGGGTACCCGGAGAGACCAGACGAGGACGATTGTATCTATTACTTGAGGACCGGTTTTTGCGGGTACGGGGCAAGGTGTCGGTTCAATCACCCGCGTGAACGGGGCGCG GCAATAGCACCTGCAAGAGCTGGTGCTGGGGAGTTTCCTGAGCGACTGGGCCAGCCTGTATGTCAG TATTATATGCGGACAGGTGCATGCAAATTCGGCACTTCCTGCAAGTACCACCACCCTAAACAGGGAGGTGGTTCTGTTATCCCTGTGTCACTAAATTATTATGGATACCCATTACGACCA GGTGAAAAAGAGTGTACATACTATATTAAAACAGGGCAGTGTAAATTTGGTGCAACATGTAAATTCCATCACCCACAGCCAGCCAGCCTACAAATGGCAACACAATCATTGGCTCCACAAGTTGCACCTGTGCCTGCTCCCGTAGCAGGTCCTGCATTATATCACCAAATGCAGTCTCCATCCATTCCTTCTACTCAACAGTATGGATTAGTAGTTGCAAGGCCTCCCCTTATGCCAGGATCTTATGTGCAAGGACCTTATGGTCCAATGCTGCTTTCCCCAGGTGTAGTTTCCTATCCGAGTTGGAGTCCCTACGCG GCACATGTAAGTCCAGTTGCATCTCCTAACACACAGCAGGGAGTTGGATCAGGCTCTGTATATGGGATAACCCAGCTATCCCCTTCAGCACCTGCCTATACCGGAGCCTATCAACCCATGCCTACTTCAATTGGTCCATCCAGCAGCAGCCAGAAGGAACAGTCATTTCCGGAAAGACCTGGCCAACCAGAATGCCAGTATTACATGAAAACTGGCGATTGTAAATTTGGATCATCATGTAGATATCATCATCCACCAGAATTTATTGCACCAAGAACAACTGTTGTTCTTAACCCCATTGGTCTTCCTATGCGTCCG GGTGCACCGACTTGTACTCACTATACGCAACGGGGACAGTGCAAGTTTGGACCTGCATGCAAATTTGATCATCCAATGGGAACGTTAAGTTACAGTCCATCTGCATCTTCTCTTGCTGATATGCCTGTTTCACCGTACCCCGTGGGCTCTTCAATTGGTACTCTAGccccatcatcatcatcttcagaATTGCGGCCTGATCTTATTTCAGGGTCAAGCAAGGAATCCAGTTCTACTAGGATGTCTTCCTCATCAAGCACATCGAGCGGATTGGTGGGTTCAACATTTTCAAAGAGTGGTTCTGTTCCTCATTCTGATGCGCAGCAGTCTAGCCAGAGGTCCGGCCCTTCAACTGGGAGCAGCAGCACCGAGGCCTGCACCTCAATCTAA